One Streptomyces sp. P9-A2 DNA window includes the following coding sequences:
- a CDS encoding ABC transporter ATP-binding protein: MATTLPPAPPPLETRSTVRSLLRLWPYVRPVRARLFTAAFIAILASCIGLVIPLVLKWMVDGPVAGRDPAGVWLGALYLLLLGLAEALLFGLRRWLVARPLAGVEAGMRAGLYRHLQRLPVAFHDRWPSGQLLSRGTTDLMLLRMFLAFPLTFLLVNGVTILVGVIIMLVQDRSLGLVVLVPVVPVMVTCVLFEKRYSRASRLGQDQVGDLTTVVEESVLGIRVIKGFGRHRSQARAFRKLSEDLRGTELRKARLLGAIMSVIVTLPELAIGATLVLGTMRVADGDLSAGTLVAFLTTALALRWPVDSIGFLLAMSQEAATATERYFEVMDAEEEQPGPDGPRTPAAPAGGDGLRFHDVTFRYPDAPSGSLPVLDRVDLHIRSGESMALVGATGSGKTTLTALVPRLHEATSGRITLDGTDITALSREELRRRVSVAFEEPTLFSATVGENVLMGAGAGAGRAELERALDVAQAGFVNALPQGADTQVGEQGLSLSGGQRQRLALARAVVGRPGFLVLDDPLSALDVHTEAAVEAALRRVLADTTALIVAHRPSTVLLADRVALLSGGRITAVGTHHELLRTNAEYAHLMAGDPVAEQSDQVEQPDRANRSEQENQR; the protein is encoded by the coding sequence ATGGCCACCACACTCCCACCCGCGCCCCCACCCCTCGAAACGCGCTCCACAGTCCGCTCGTTGCTGCGTCTGTGGCCGTACGTGCGGCCCGTGCGGGCGCGGCTGTTCACCGCCGCTTTCATCGCGATCCTCGCCTCGTGCATCGGTCTGGTCATCCCACTGGTCCTGAAGTGGATGGTGGACGGCCCCGTCGCCGGCCGGGACCCGGCGGGTGTGTGGCTCGGCGCGCTGTACCTGCTGCTGCTCGGGCTCGCGGAGGCGCTGCTGTTCGGGCTCCGGCGGTGGCTGGTGGCGCGCCCGCTGGCGGGTGTCGAGGCGGGAATGCGGGCGGGCCTCTACCGGCATCTGCAGCGGCTGCCGGTGGCGTTCCACGACCGGTGGCCATCGGGGCAGTTGCTGTCCCGGGGGACCACGGATCTGATGCTGCTGCGGATGTTCCTGGCCTTCCCGTTGACGTTTCTGCTGGTCAACGGGGTGACGATCCTTGTCGGCGTGATCATCATGCTGGTCCAGGACCGGTCTCTGGGACTGGTGGTCCTGGTTCCCGTCGTGCCGGTGATGGTCACCTGCGTGCTCTTCGAGAAGCGGTACTCCAGGGCGTCGCGGCTCGGGCAGGACCAGGTCGGCGATCTGACGACGGTCGTCGAGGAGAGCGTGCTCGGCATCCGCGTCATCAAGGGGTTCGGACGGCACCGCAGCCAGGCGCGGGCGTTCCGGAAGCTGTCCGAGGATCTGCGCGGGACGGAGCTGCGCAAGGCCCGGCTGCTGGGCGCCATCATGAGCGTCATCGTGACGCTCCCGGAGCTGGCCATCGGCGCGACACTGGTGCTGGGGACCATGCGGGTGGCCGACGGGGACCTGTCCGCGGGCACCCTGGTGGCGTTCCTGACGACGGCCCTGGCGCTGCGCTGGCCCGTGGACTCGATCGGCTTCCTGCTGGCGATGAGCCAGGAGGCGGCGACCGCGACCGAGCGGTACTTCGAGGTGATGGACGCCGAGGAGGAGCAGCCGGGCCCCGACGGCCCACGGACTCCGGCCGCCCCCGCGGGCGGCGACGGGCTGCGCTTCCACGACGTCACCTTCCGCTATCCCGACGCCCCTTCCGGGTCCCTGCCCGTCCTGGACCGGGTCGACCTGCACATCCGGTCCGGTGAGTCGATGGCCCTGGTCGGCGCGACCGGCAGCGGCAAGACCACGCTCACCGCCCTGGTGCCCCGGCTGCACGAGGCGACCTCGGGGCGGATCACTCTGGACGGCACGGACATCACCGCGCTCTCCCGCGAGGAGCTGCGGCGCAGGGTCTCCGTCGCCTTCGAGGAACCCACCCTGTTCTCGGCCACGGTCGGGGAGAACGTACTGATGGGCGCGGGGGCCGGGGCCGGGAGGGCCGAGTTGGAGCGGGCGCTGGACGTGGCGCAGGCCGGCTTCGTGAACGCACTGCCGCAGGGCGCCGACACCCAGGTCGGCGAGCAGGGGCTCAGTCTCTCCGGCGGGCAGCGGCAGCGTCTCGCGCTGGCCCGCGCGGTGGTCGGGCGGCCCGGCTTCCTGGTGCTGGACGATCCGCTGTCCGCGCTCGACGTGCACACGGAGGCCGCGGTCGAGGCCGCCCTGCGCCGGGTGCTCGCCGACACCACGGCCCTGATCGTGGCGCACCGCCCGTCCACGGTCCTGCTGGCCGACCGCGTCGCCCTCCTCTCCGGCGGCCGGATCACGGCGGTCGGCACCCACCATGAACTGCTGCGCACCAACGCCGAGTACGCCCACCTCATGGCCGGCGACCCGGTGGCGGAGCAGTCGGACCAGGTCGAACAGCCGGACCGGGCGAACCGGTCGGAACAGGAGAACCAGCGATGA